The genomic region CGGCCCAACTTGTCGCAGACAAATATGAACATTTAGACTGGAACACGCCTGGGTAGGCTCTGGGGGCTCGGCGCGCGCAGCTCGTTGGTAGTAAATCGCTTCGCAAATCAAAACGCTATTATTTCGCCAGCGGCCACTGCTTGCCGAGCGTCTGGCGCTGTAGCGTGTGCAGTTCTGCGATGCCGACTTTGGCGAGCTTGACAAGAGTTTGTAATTCCTTCTCACTGAACGTGGCTTCTTCGCCGGTTCCTTGGACCTCGACAAAGCGGCCTCCGCCGGTCATCACCACGTTCATGTCGACTTCCGCATCGACATCTTCCGGATAATCCAGATCCAATAGGGCGTGACCGCCGACAATGCCCACGCTGACCGCCGCCACGCTATCGACGAGCGGCGGCCGCGCGGGGTCCAACTTCTCGCGAAGAGTGTGCATCGCATCGACCAGTGCGATGAAGGCGCCGGTAATCGAAGCGGTGCGCGTGCCGCCATCCGCCTCGAGCACGTCGCAATCGACCGTGATCGACCGCTCGCCCAGTGCATCGAGATCGCAGATCGCCCGCAAGCTGCGCCCGATCAAGCGCTGGATCTCGGTCGTGCGGCCATCGACCTTGCCGTCGCGATCGCGACGTTTGCGCGGGCTGGTGCTGCCGGGCAACATGTTGTATTCAGCCGTGACCCAGCCGCGTCCCTTTCCCTTCATCCACGGCGGCACTTGTTCCTCGACGCTGGCCGTACAGAGCACAGTCGTATTGCCCGCCTGGTAGAGCACGCTGCCGGGTGCGGCGCGTGTGTAACGACGCTTGATCTTCGGGGGCCGGATTTCGTTGGGGCGGCGACCGTCGTGGCGAGTGGGCATGGGAATCCTGGAGTGATGACTGGTTCAAGAATGTGAATAGAGGGGACTGCGAATTCGCTCGGCGTGGCGATTCTCACTTTGTCTTCAGCAGCTTATGCCCGCTTAACGTAAAGCTGCGCACCGACAGTCCCCCTGCCGCGGCCGTGGAAACCGTGTGGCCGCGCGGCAAATCAAACGCACCGACGCGCGCCCAGCGATCCTGCACGCTTTCCGTACGGTCGAGCCGGCCCGTAGCGGCGTCCCAGTATTGCACCGTGTAGTTGCGTGACAAGTAGCCCCCTTCGGGGTTCCGATCGGTGTCCAATACCGTGATCGTCATGTCCTGCTGGCCAAAGTTGCGATTCACAACGGTCAGTTGACCGTCCTTTACTCGATAGCTCGAAGCAAACTGCCCGCCATCGAATTCCAAAAGCCGGCCCAGCGGATGATCTTCGTCTTCGTCGGCAAAACGTACGATCGGAGGAGCGTCACCGGAGGTCTCTCTGGCAATGCGGTGCATGGAAATCGATTGCAGTTGTTCGCGAACCCAATCGGCAACGGGCTCGTCGGCGGCGGTGACCAGGACGCTGCCATCGGCGTTCACGGTAATGTCACCCGAGATGGATCGCCCTTCGACATCCCCCTCGACGCTGGCGGTGAATCCGGGAAAACTCTGCCATTTTGCCCTGGCGGCGACGGCGTCTTCAAAGAGCTTCACCGCGGCTGGATCGGCGTCCGAGCGTGCCAGGGGCCAATTAAACGCCAATGTCGCGAATTCGCGCACCTCTTCGTACGCATGCCCGTTATGGTTACCGGGGATCTTATCGACGAATTGCGTATAGACCGAATAGACGCCCGTCGACGGGGGCGCGTATTTGACCTGGCCCTGTTGATCGGTCGTGAATTCATCCCCCACCAGATTTACATCAACGGTTTGAATTTTGGCGCCGGCAAGAGGCTTGCCATCACGTAGCGCCGTGAGCAATACGTGATCGTTGGCAAACTGAGGCACGATCTCGAGCCGGGTTTCCTGGCGGGGCCG from Pirellulales bacterium harbors:
- a CDS encoding DUF3386 family protein codes for the protein MEPRRIVTRAAQAWLLLLLGTGMARAHYLFVRILPPAEGGRAAEVYFSEKADAGDPRFIDKMAPTKLWVQAEPGSFRPLEVVKGADRLRAHLPGAGSVAVIGELDYGVLARPSQTPFLLRHYPKAVAGKPDELNRLRPRQETRLEIVPQFANDHVLLTALRDGKPLAGAKIQTVDVNLVGDEFTTDQQGQVKYAPPSTGVYSVYTQFVDKIPGNHNGHAYEEVREFATLAFNWPLARSDADPAAVKLFEDAVAARAKWQSFPGFTASVEGDVEGRSISGDITVNADGSVLVTAADEPVADWVREQLQSISMHRIARETSGDAPPIVRFADEDEDHPLGRLLEFDGGQFASSYRVKDGQLTVVNRNFGQQDMTITVLDTDRNPEGGYLSRNYTVQYWDAATGRLDRTESVQDRWARVGAFDLPRGHTVSTAAAGGLSVRSFTLSGHKLLKTK
- the rph gene encoding ribonuclease PH, producing MPTRHDGRRPNEIRPPKIKRRYTRAAPGSVLYQAGNTTVLCTASVEEQVPPWMKGKGRGWVTAEYNMLPGSTSPRKRRDRDGKVDGRTTEIQRLIGRSLRAICDLDALGERSITVDCDVLEADGGTRTASITGAFIALVDAMHTLREKLDPARPPLVDSVAAVSVGIVGGHALLDLDYPEDVDAEVDMNVVMTGGGRFVEVQGTGEEATFSEKELQTLVKLAKVGIAELHTLQRQTLGKQWPLAK